Proteins encoded within one genomic window of Mycolicibacterium monacense:
- a CDS encoding NUDIX hydrolase: MSLHASAVDILTDWVAPDPAQDSLRHAVIAFLAARPDGCLRACVPGHVTASALVLDHAGTHAVLTLHPRFGRWLQLGGHCEPDDPDIVAAALREAAEESGIDGLVIDPRLATVHVHPVTCSLGVPTRHLDLQFLVRAPEGAQIARSDESLDLRWWPLDALPPDTDFGLAQLAAEARRRGQTSVE; the protein is encoded by the coding sequence GTGAGCCTGCACGCATCGGCGGTCGACATCCTGACCGACTGGGTCGCCCCCGACCCGGCGCAGGATTCGTTGCGTCACGCCGTGATCGCATTCCTCGCCGCACGACCCGACGGATGCCTGCGCGCCTGTGTGCCCGGCCACGTCACCGCCTCGGCGCTGGTGCTCGACCATGCCGGCACCCACGCGGTGCTGACGCTGCACCCACGGTTCGGCCGCTGGCTGCAGTTGGGCGGACACTGTGAACCCGACGACCCGGACATCGTCGCCGCCGCGCTGCGTGAGGCCGCCGAGGAATCCGGCATCGACGGGCTGGTCATCGACCCCCGGCTCGCGACCGTGCACGTTCATCCGGTGACCTGCTCGCTGGGCGTACCGACACGTCACCTCGATCTGCAGTTCCTCGTGCGCGCACCGGAGGGGGCGCAGATCGCGCGCTCGGACGAGTCGCTGGATCTGCGGTGGTGGCCGCTCGACGCGCTGCCCCCGGACACGGACTTCGGGTTGGCGCAGCTGGCCGCCGAGGCGCGACGTCGCGGTCAGACGTCGGTCGAGTAG
- a CDS encoding metallopeptidase family protein, with protein sequence MRGPLLPPTVPGWRSRAERFDMAVLEAYEPIERRWQDRVSGLDVAVDEIPRMAPKDPESVQWPPEVVADGPVALARLIPAGVDVRGNSTRARIVLFRKPIERRAKDSDELAELLHEVLVAQVATYLGVEPSVIDPTIDDD encoded by the coding sequence ATGCGCGGCCCGCTCCTCCCGCCGACGGTGCCCGGGTGGCGCAGCCGCGCCGAGCGGTTCGACATGGCGGTGCTGGAGGCCTACGAGCCGATCGAGCGGCGGTGGCAGGACAGGGTGTCCGGACTGGACGTCGCGGTGGACGAGATCCCGCGCATGGCGCCGAAGGATCCCGAGAGTGTGCAGTGGCCGCCGGAAGTGGTGGCCGACGGGCCGGTGGCGCTGGCTAGGCTGATACCGGCCGGCGTCGATGTCCGCGGTAACTCCACGCGGGCGCGAATCGTGTTGTTCAGGAAGCCGATCGAGCGCCGGGCCAAGGACTCCGACGAACTCGCCGAACTGTTGCATGAGGTGCTCGTGGCTCAGGTGGCCACATATCTGGGGGTCGAACCCTCGGTCATCGACCCGACGATCGACGACGACTGA
- a CDS encoding TobH protein, with product MTGSSAAVVDLDDGEALLAADRDGLLRAAAMAGAQVRATAAALDEGLLESLRSGQLPRTVIWVAGRGTAETAGAVLAAAFGAVVAAPIVTVAEAPPWIGALDVIVLAGDDPADPALVAAAATGVRRGARVVVVAPYEGPLRDATAGRAVALAPRLWVPDDFGLSRYLAAGLAVLQVVAPGLRVDLGELADELDAEALRNSAARELVTNPAKALAERMSGRDVVLAGDNATTLALARHGAAVLLRVAQETVAAVGLGDVLVALRSGFGAAGSGHGGASLFHDEELDGPLPRRARTFVLTTEAERPTVTARVSGYDDLDLVNAEDVPDGPEPGGAAAGGRGMEQQLAKLAVRLEMTAVYLRLVRG from the coding sequence GTGACCGGATCATCGGCTGCCGTGGTGGACCTCGACGACGGAGAGGCCCTGCTGGCCGCCGACCGCGACGGTCTGCTGAGGGCGGCCGCGATGGCCGGTGCGCAGGTGCGCGCCACGGCGGCCGCGCTCGACGAGGGTCTGCTCGAGTCGTTGCGCTCGGGTCAGCTGCCGCGCACGGTGATCTGGGTGGCGGGCCGCGGCACCGCCGAAACCGCCGGTGCAGTCCTGGCCGCCGCGTTCGGCGCCGTCGTTGCCGCCCCGATCGTCACGGTGGCCGAGGCGCCGCCCTGGATCGGCGCGCTCGACGTCATCGTGCTGGCCGGCGACGATCCGGCCGACCCCGCGCTGGTGGCGGCGGCCGCGACCGGTGTGCGCCGGGGTGCCCGCGTCGTGGTGGTGGCCCCCTACGAGGGACCGCTGCGGGACGCGACGGCCGGGCGCGCGGTCGCGCTCGCACCGCGCCTGTGGGTGCCCGACGACTTCGGTCTGTCGCGCTATCTCGCGGCGGGCCTGGCCGTCCTGCAGGTCGTGGCTCCGGGTCTGCGGGTGGATCTCGGCGAACTCGCCGACGAACTCGACGCCGAGGCGCTGCGCAACAGCGCGGCACGGGAACTGGTCACGAACCCCGCCAAGGCGCTGGCCGAACGCATGTCGGGCCGCGACGTCGTCCTCGCCGGTGACAACGCGACCACGCTTGCGCTGGCTCGGCACGGCGCCGCGGTGCTGCTGCGGGTGGCGCAGGAGACGGTGGCCGCGGTCGGCCTCGGCGACGTGCTGGTGGCGCTGCGCAGCGGGTTCGGCGCCGCCGGGTCCGGCCATGGCGGAGCCTCGCTGTTTCATGACGAGGAACTCGACGGGCCACTGCCACGGCGCGCGCGGACGTTCGTCCTCACCACCGAGGCGGAGCGTCCGACCGTGACGGCGCGGGTCAGCGGATACGACGACCTCGACCTGGTCAACGCCGAAGATGTACCCGACGGACCGGAGCCAGGAGGGGCTGCGGCCGGCGGCAGGGGGATGGAACAGCAATTGGCGAAATTGGCGGTGCGGTTGGAGATGACCGCGGTCTATCTGCGACTGGTTCGAGGTTGA
- the manB gene encoding mannose-1-phosphate guanylyltransferase: MVNPAEVDAVVLVGGQGTRLRPLTLSAPKPMLPTAGLAFLTHLLSRIAAAGIEHVILGTSYKAEVFEAEFGDGSKLGLQIEYVYESEPMGTGGAIANVAEKLRHDTAMVFNGDVLSGCDLRALLDSHVSKDADVTLHLVRVGDPRAFGCVPTDADGVVTAFLEKTQDPPTDQINAGCYVFKRSVIDRIPRDRAVSVEREVFPGLLSDGLRVCGYVDATYWRDMGTPEDFVRGSADLVRGIAPSPALEGHRGENLVHDGAAVGPGALLIGGTVVGRGAEVGAGARLDGAVIFDGVRVGAGAVIERSIIGFGARIGPRALIRDAVIGDGADIGARCELLRGARVWPGVKIPDGGIRYSTDV; this comes from the coding sequence ATGGTGAATCCGGCTGAGGTCGACGCCGTCGTACTGGTGGGCGGGCAGGGCACCCGGCTGCGTCCCCTGACGCTGTCGGCGCCCAAACCGATGCTGCCGACGGCCGGGTTGGCGTTCCTGACCCACCTGCTGTCGCGCATCGCCGCGGCGGGCATCGAGCACGTCATACTCGGGACGTCCTACAAGGCGGAGGTCTTCGAGGCCGAGTTCGGTGACGGCTCGAAGCTCGGCCTGCAGATCGAGTACGTGTACGAATCCGAGCCGATGGGCACCGGCGGTGCGATCGCCAACGTCGCCGAGAAGCTGCGCCACGACACCGCGATGGTGTTCAACGGCGATGTGCTGTCGGGCTGTGACCTGCGCGCGCTGCTGGACAGCCACGTGAGCAAGGACGCCGACGTCACCCTGCACCTGGTGCGGGTGGGCGACCCCCGGGCCTTCGGTTGCGTGCCGACCGACGCCGACGGTGTGGTCACCGCGTTCCTGGAGAAGACGCAGGATCCGCCGACGGACCAGATCAACGCCGGCTGCTATGTGTTCAAGCGTTCCGTCATCGACCGCATTCCGCGCGACCGCGCCGTCTCGGTCGAACGGGAGGTGTTCCCCGGTCTGCTGTCGGACGGCCTGCGGGTCTGCGGGTACGTCGACGCGACGTACTGGCGGGACATGGGCACCCCCGAGGACTTCGTGCGCGGTTCGGCCGACCTGGTTCGCGGGATCGCACCGTCGCCGGCGTTGGAGGGACACCGCGGCGAAAACCTCGTCCACGACGGTGCGGCCGTCGGACCCGGCGCGCTGCTGATCGGCGGCACCGTGGTGGGTCGGGGCGCCGAGGTGGGTGCGGGCGCGCGGCTCGACGGCGCGGTGATCTTCGACGGTGTGCGCGTCGGCGCCGGCGCGGTGATCGAGCGGTCCATCATCGGGTTCGGCGCGCGGATCGGTCCGCGGGCCCTGATCCGCGACGCGGTCATCGGCGACGGCGCCGACATCGGCGCGCGCTGTGAGTTGTTGCGTGGGGCGCGGGTGTGGCCGGGAGTGAAGATCCCCGACGGCGGCATCCGCTACTCGACCGACGTCTGA
- the rfbD gene encoding dTDP-4-dehydrorhamnose reductase, whose protein sequence is MPQRLVITGAGGMVGRILAAQARRQGRDVSALTSADCDITDADVVARAVAAGDVVVNCAAYTDVDRAEAEPERAHAVNAVGPGILATVCARVGAGLIHVSTDYVFSGDFGVASPHPYEIDDAPAPLSVYGRTKLAGERAVLDALPHGYVVRTAWVYAGADGTDFVAAMRRKALGADTVDVVADQIGSPTSAHDLVAALLEIADGGVRGPLLHAANDGQASRFDQARAVFETVGADPERVRPVGSDRFPRPAPRPAYSALSGAGSAACGLTALRPWREALVSALRESR, encoded by the coding sequence ATGCCGCAACGTCTCGTGATCACCGGTGCCGGCGGCATGGTCGGGCGCATCCTGGCTGCTCAGGCGCGCCGGCAGGGGCGCGACGTGTCGGCGCTCACGTCGGCCGACTGCGATATCACCGACGCCGACGTTGTCGCGCGGGCGGTCGCTGCGGGTGACGTGGTGGTCAACTGCGCGGCCTACACCGACGTCGACCGCGCCGAGGCCGAACCCGAGCGCGCACACGCGGTCAACGCCGTCGGTCCGGGCATCCTCGCGACCGTCTGCGCGCGGGTCGGCGCCGGCCTGATCCACGTCTCGACCGATTACGTCTTCAGCGGAGACTTCGGCGTGGCGTCGCCGCACCCCTATGAGATCGACGATGCGCCGGCGCCGCTGAGCGTCTACGGGCGCACCAAGCTCGCCGGAGAGCGGGCGGTGCTCGACGCGCTGCCGCACGGGTACGTCGTGCGGACCGCCTGGGTCTACGCGGGCGCCGACGGCACCGACTTCGTTGCCGCGATGCGCCGCAAGGCACTCGGTGCGGACACCGTCGACGTGGTGGCCGACCAGATCGGCTCACCCACCAGCGCGCACGACCTGGTCGCGGCGCTGCTCGAGATCGCCGACGGGGGAGTGCGCGGACCGCTGCTGCACGCCGCCAACGACGGTCAGGCCAGCCGCTTCGACCAGGCCCGCGCGGTCTTCGAGACGGTGGGCGCCGACCCCGAGCGGGTGCGACCGGTCGGCAGTGACCGCTTCCCGCGACCGGCCCCCCGGCCCGCGTACTCGGCGCTGTCCGGCGCCGGCTCGGCGGCGTGCGGCCTGACGGCGCTCCGGCCGTGGCGTGAGGCCCTGGTCTCGGCATTGCGCGAGAGCCGGTGA
- the cofD gene encoding 2-phospho-L-lactate transferase → MKVTVLVGGVGGARFLLGVQHLLGLGQFARDDARDPDAHELTAVVNVGDDTWMFGVRICPDLDTCMYTLGGGIDPDRGWGHRDETWHAKEELAAYGVQPDWFGLGDRDLATHLVRSQMLRAGYPLSQVTEALCDRWNPGARLLPASDDRSETHVVITDPDTDERRAIHFQEWWVRYRAKVPTHSFAFVGADKATTAPGVTDAIADADVVLLAPSNPVVSIGSILAIPGIRGALRSTSAKIIGYSPIIAGKPLRGMADECLSVIGVASTSEAVGRHYGARSGTGILDGWLVHEGDSAQIDGVQVEAVPLLMTDPATTAEMVRAGVRLAGVTL, encoded by the coding sequence GTGAAGGTCACGGTTCTGGTCGGCGGCGTCGGTGGGGCACGCTTTCTGCTCGGGGTGCAGCACCTGCTCGGTCTCGGCCAGTTCGCCCGCGACGACGCCCGGGACCCCGACGCCCACGAGTTGACCGCGGTGGTCAACGTCGGTGACGACACGTGGATGTTCGGTGTGCGGATCTGCCCGGACCTCGACACGTGCATGTACACCCTGGGCGGTGGCATCGACCCCGACCGCGGATGGGGTCACCGCGACGAAACGTGGCACGCCAAGGAGGAACTCGCCGCCTACGGCGTCCAGCCGGACTGGTTCGGACTCGGTGACCGCGACCTGGCCACCCATCTCGTCCGCAGCCAGATGCTGCGCGCCGGCTATCCGCTGTCCCAGGTGACCGAGGCGTTGTGCGACCGATGGAACCCCGGTGCCCGTCTGCTGCCCGCCAGCGACGACCGCAGCGAGACCCACGTGGTGATCACCGACCCCGACACCGACGAACGCCGCGCCATCCACTTCCAGGAGTGGTGGGTGCGGTACCGGGCGAAGGTGCCCACCCACAGCTTCGCGTTCGTCGGCGCCGACAAGGCCACCACCGCACCCGGCGTCACCGACGCCATCGCCGACGCCGACGTCGTACTGCTGGCGCCGTCCAACCCGGTGGTCAGCATCGGCTCGATCCTGGCCATCCCCGGCATTCGCGGCGCCCTGCGGTCCACATCGGCCAAGATCATCGGCTACTCGCCGATCATCGCCGGAAAACCGTTGCGCGGCATGGCTGATGAGTGTCTGTCCGTGATCGGCGTCGCATCGACCTCCGAAGCGGTCGGCCGTCACTACGGCGCCCGGTCGGGCACCGGCATCCTGGACGGATGGCTGGTGCACGAGGGTGACAGCGCGCAGATCGACGGCGTGCAGGTCGAGGCGGTGCCGCTGTTGATGACCGATCCGGCGACCACCGCCGAGATGGTCCGCGCCGGTGTGCGCCTGGCCGGGGTGACGCTGTGA
- a CDS encoding coenzyme F420-0:L-glutamate ligase, with translation MTAHGGSAAPTDHGSAAAVEILPVPGLPEFRPGDDLAAALAAAAPWLRDGDVVVVTSKVVSKCEGRIVAAPEDPEERDALRRKLVDDEAVRVLARKGRTLITENAIGLIQAAAGVDGSNVDTTELALLPVDPDGSAAHLRTGLAERLGVTVGIVITDTMGRAWRNGQIDAAIGAAGLAVLHGYAGARDAHGNELLVTEVAVADEIAAAADLVKGKLTGIPVAVVRGLTLADNGSTAHDLLRPGEDDLFWLGTEEAMAQGRAEAQLLRRSIRRFSADPVAPEMIEAAVAEALTAPAPHHTRPVRFVWVGDHATRIRLLDRMKDRWRDDLLADGLSADAVERRLARGQILYDAPELVIPFLVPDGAHDYPDDTRTAAEHTMFTVAVGAAVQAFLVALAVREVGSCWVGSTIFAADAVRAELDLPAEWEPLGAVAVGHPAEPQGPRDPVLPEGLLVRR, from the coding sequence GTGACCGCACACGGCGGCTCCGCCGCGCCGACCGACCACGGCTCGGCCGCGGCGGTGGAGATCCTGCCGGTGCCGGGGTTGCCGGAGTTCCGGCCCGGTGACGACCTGGCCGCCGCACTGGCAGCCGCCGCACCCTGGCTGCGCGACGGCGACGTCGTGGTGGTCACCAGCAAGGTGGTGTCCAAGTGCGAGGGCCGCATCGTCGCCGCACCGGAGGACCCTGAGGAGCGGGATGCGTTGCGCCGCAAACTCGTCGACGACGAAGCCGTGCGCGTCCTCGCCCGCAAGGGACGCACGCTGATCACCGAGAACGCCATCGGGCTCATCCAGGCGGCCGCCGGAGTCGACGGTTCCAACGTCGACACGACCGAACTCGCCCTGCTGCCGGTCGACCCCGACGGAAGCGCCGCACACCTGCGGACCGGCCTCGCCGAACGACTCGGTGTCACGGTGGGAATCGTCATCACCGACACCATGGGACGCGCGTGGCGCAACGGTCAGATCGATGCGGCGATCGGCGCCGCCGGCCTGGCCGTCCTGCACGGATACGCCGGCGCGCGTGACGCGCACGGCAACGAACTGCTGGTCACCGAGGTGGCCGTCGCCGACGAGATCGCCGCCGCCGCGGACCTGGTCAAGGGCAAGCTCACCGGCATACCGGTGGCCGTGGTGCGCGGATTGACGTTGGCGGACAACGGATCAACGGCGCATGATCTGCTGCGCCCCGGCGAGGACGACCTGTTCTGGCTGGGCACCGAGGAGGCCATGGCGCAGGGCCGCGCCGAGGCTCAGCTGCTCCGGCGTTCGATACGCCGGTTCAGTGCCGACCCCGTGGCTCCCGAGATGATCGAGGCCGCCGTCGCCGAGGCGCTCACGGCTCCCGCGCCGCACCACACGCGGCCCGTCCGCTTCGTCTGGGTGGGCGACCACGCCACCCGCATCCGTCTGCTCGACCGGATGAAGGACCGCTGGCGCGACGATCTACTCGCCGACGGGCTTTCGGCGGACGCCGTCGAACGCCGGCTGGCGCGTGGCCAGATCCTCTACGACGCACCGGAACTCGTCATCCCGTTCCTGGTGCCCGACGGCGCGCACGACTATCCGGACGACACCCGCACCGCGGCCGAGCACACCATGTTCACCGTGGCGGTGGGCGCCGCCGTCCAGGCGTTCCTCGTCGCGCTGGCGGTGCGCGAGGTCGGCAGCTGCTGGGTCGGCTCGACGATCTTCGCCGCGGATGCGGTGCGCGCGGAACTGGACCTGCCCGCCGAGTGGGAACCGTTGGGCGCCGTCGCGGTCGGCCACCCCGCCGAGCCGCAGGGCCCCCGCGATCCTGTTCTGCCAGAAGGGCTCCTGGTGCGCCGGTGA
- a CDS encoding WhiB family transcriptional regulator has protein sequence MSRPQLSLVPERVDAEPEDADDLWQERALCAQTDPEAFFPEKGGSTREAKRICMGCEVKDECLDYALAHDERFGIWGGLSERERRRLKRGII, from the coding sequence ATGAGTCGGCCTCAGCTGAGTCTGGTTCCGGAACGCGTCGACGCCGAACCCGAGGACGCCGACGATCTGTGGCAGGAGCGCGCCCTGTGCGCTCAGACCGATCCCGAGGCGTTCTTCCCCGAGAAGGGTGGTTCGACTCGCGAGGCGAAGCGGATCTGCATGGGCTGCGAGGTCAAGGACGAGTGCCTCGACTACGCGCTGGCCCACGACGAGCGCTTCGGAATCTGGGGCGGGCTCTCCGAGCGCGAGCGCCGTCGCCTCAAGCGCGGCATCATCTGA
- a CDS encoding phosphomannomutase/phosphoglucomutase: MSRPAAAVHRVIKAYDVRGLVGEELDEGFVADVGAAFARLVADGATQIVIGHDMRSSSPALSEAFAEGAMAQGLDVVRIGLASTDQLYFASGLLDCPGAMFTASHNPAAYNGIKLCRAGAKPVGRDTGLAQIAEQVIDGVPAHDGPRGSASDRDVLTDYGAFLRSLVEIPGRRPLRVAVDAGNGMAGHTTPAVLGPIEAITLLPLFFELDGTFPNHEANPLDPANLIDLQAHVVAVGADIGLAFDGDADRCFVVDEKGQAVSPSAVTALVAARELGREIGATVIHNLITSRAVPELVAERGGTAVRSRVGHSYIKALMAETGAIFGGEHSAHYYFRDFWGADSGMLAALHVLAALSEQDRPLSDFMADYQRYEASGEINFTVADAPACVEAVLKSFGTRIHSIDHLDGVTVDLGGGQWFNLRTSNTEPLLRLNVEARTAEEVDEVVGQVSETVRAQNAEPGRTST, encoded by the coding sequence ATGTCTCGGCCGGCTGCGGCGGTGCATCGCGTCATCAAGGCGTATGACGTTCGTGGCCTGGTAGGTGAGGAACTCGACGAGGGGTTCGTCGCCGACGTCGGCGCGGCGTTCGCACGGCTGGTCGCCGACGGCGCGACCCAGATCGTGATCGGCCACGACATGCGGTCGAGTTCACCCGCGCTGTCGGAGGCATTCGCCGAGGGCGCGATGGCCCAGGGCCTCGACGTGGTGCGGATCGGGTTGGCCTCCACCGATCAGCTGTACTTCGCCTCGGGGTTGCTGGACTGCCCCGGCGCGATGTTCACCGCCAGCCACAACCCGGCCGCCTACAACGGCATCAAGCTGTGCCGCGCCGGGGCCAAACCGGTCGGCCGGGACACCGGGCTGGCGCAGATCGCCGAGCAGGTCATCGACGGCGTCCCCGCCCACGACGGACCGCGCGGCAGCGCGTCGGACCGCGACGTGCTGACCGACTACGGCGCGTTCCTGCGGTCGCTGGTGGAGATCCCCGGGCGGCGTCCCCTGCGCGTCGCCGTCGACGCGGGCAACGGGATGGCGGGCCACACGACGCCGGCGGTCCTCGGCCCCATCGAGGCGATCACCCTGCTGCCGCTGTTCTTCGAACTCGACGGCACCTTCCCCAACCACGAGGCCAACCCGCTGGATCCGGCCAACCTGATCGATCTGCAGGCGCACGTCGTCGCCGTCGGCGCCGATATCGGTCTGGCCTTCGACGGTGACGCCGACCGTTGCTTCGTCGTCGACGAGAAGGGCCAGGCGGTGTCGCCGTCGGCGGTCACCGCGCTGGTGGCCGCGCGCGAACTCGGCCGCGAGATCGGTGCGACGGTGATCCACAACCTGATCACCTCGCGGGCGGTTCCCGAACTCGTCGCCGAACGCGGCGGAACGGCGGTCCGCTCACGCGTCGGGCACTCCTACATCAAGGCGCTGATGGCCGAGACGGGCGCGATCTTCGGCGGCGAACACTCGGCGCACTACTACTTCCGGGACTTCTGGGGTGCGGACTCGGGCATGCTGGCCGCCCTGCACGTGCTGGCCGCGCTCAGCGAACAGGACCGCCCGCTGTCGGATTTCATGGCCGACTACCAGCGCTACGAGGCGTCGGGCGAGATCAACTTCACCGTCGCCGACGCGCCCGCCTGTGTGGAGGCGGTGCTCAAGTCGTTCGGTACCCGCATCCACTCCATCGACCACCTCGACGGGGTGACCGTCGACCTCGGCGGCGGTCAGTGGTTCAACCTGCGCACCTCCAACACCGAACCGTTGCTGCGCCTCAACGTCGAAGCGCGGACCGCCGAGGAGGTCGACGAGGTGGTCGGGCAGGTCTCCGAGACCGTGCGGGCCCAGAACGCCGAACCGGGCAGGACATCGACGTGA
- a CDS encoding DUF3499 domain-containing protein, with amino-acid sequence MNVPRRCCRPGCPHYAVATLTFVYSDSTAVVGPLATVSEPHSWDLCVGHAGRITAPRGWELVRHAGPLPSHTDDDDLVALADAVREGRDSTGPTAGAVVPGFSDPTSGAQSGALLAPPVRRPEPTGRRRGHLRVLPDPAE; translated from the coding sequence GTGAATGTTCCCCGTCGCTGCTGCAGGCCCGGGTGCCCCCACTATGCGGTGGCGACGCTGACGTTCGTCTACTCCGACTCCACCGCTGTCGTCGGCCCGCTGGCCACCGTGTCCGAACCGCACTCGTGGGACCTGTGCGTCGGCCACGCCGGCCGGATCACCGCACCGCGCGGATGGGAACTGGTCCGCCACGCCGGACCGCTGCCCTCACACACCGACGACGACGACCTCGTCGCCCTGGCCGATGCGGTCCGGGAAGGCCGCGATTCGACCGGGCCGACCGCAGGCGCGGTCGTCCCCGGATTCTCCGATCCCACGAGCGGGGCCCAGAGCGGAGCGTTGCTGGCGCCGCCGGTGCGGCGGCCCGAGCCGACCGGCCGCAGGCGCGGGCACCTGCGCGTGCTGCCCGACCCCGCCGAGTAG
- a CDS encoding glycosyltransferase family 2 protein — translation MSDELVVVTVTYSPGPHLDRFLATLAHATDRPVSVVMADNGSTDGAPEQAVQRYPNTRLLRTGGNLGYGTAVNRAVASLDSERSEFLIVANPDVQWGPRSIDLLLEAADRWPRAGALGPLIRDPDGSVYPSARHLPSLIRGGMHAVVGPFWKSNPWTAAYRQDRAEPSERPVGWLSGSCLLLRRAAFAEIGGFDERYFMYMEDVDLGDRLGKAGWLNVYVPSAEILHDKGHSTGRDPARNLAAHHRSTYTFLSDRYPRRWQAPLRGAMKGALAVRAGLVVRKARRSQGEIRPKGGR, via the coding sequence ATGAGTGACGAGTTGGTCGTCGTCACGGTGACGTACTCGCCGGGCCCGCACCTCGACCGGTTCCTGGCCACGCTGGCGCATGCCACCGATCGGCCGGTCTCGGTCGTCATGGCCGACAACGGATCCACCGACGGGGCGCCGGAGCAGGCAGTGCAGCGCTATCCGAACACCCGGCTTCTGCGCACCGGGGGCAACCTCGGCTACGGCACCGCGGTCAACCGGGCGGTCGCCTCGCTCGACTCGGAACGGTCGGAATTTCTCATCGTCGCCAACCCGGATGTGCAGTGGGGCCCCCGCTCCATCGATCTGCTGCTGGAGGCCGCGGACAGGTGGCCGCGGGCCGGTGCGCTCGGACCGCTGATCCGCGACCCCGACGGTTCGGTGTATCCGTCCGCGCGGCACCTGCCCAGCCTGATCCGCGGCGGGATGCACGCCGTGGTCGGCCCGTTCTGGAAGTCCAATCCGTGGACCGCGGCCTACCGCCAGGACCGCGCCGAGCCCAGCGAACGGCCCGTCGGCTGGTTGTCGGGGAGTTGCCTGCTGCTGCGCCGGGCGGCGTTCGCCGAGATCGGCGGGTTCGACGAGCGGTACTTCATGTACATGGAGGACGTTGACCTTGGTGATCGTCTCGGCAAGGCCGGATGGCTCAACGTGTACGTGCCGTCGGCGGAGATCCTCCACGACAAGGGGCATTCGACCGGCCGGGACCCGGCCCGCAACCTGGCTGCCCACCATCGCAGCACCTACACTTTCTTGTCTGATCGATATCCGCGCCGGTGGCAGGCGCCGCTGCGCGGAGCGATGAAGGGCGCGCTGGCCGTGCGAGCAGGTCTGGTGGTGCGCAAAGCGCGGCGCAGTCAGGGCGAAATCAGGCCAAAGGGGGGTAGGTAA